The genomic stretch CAAGTCCCCCAATATTTCATGCAAACGGTTGAACGGTGGCAGGATATGCAACTGTATCCATTCATCTCGCGGCGCTTTACGCTGTTTGTGAATAGTAGCAATTTTGCCCATGCCATCAATCACAGCCAGAAATAGACTTTCTACTTCATCAGCTATCTCTGTTTGATTATTTGCCTGTAGGATTTTAAAGAAATCTTCTAGGCGGTGGGCTAGATCACTTAGAGCATGAAAGCCCATCATTCCTGCTCCACCCTTCATTGAGTGAGCTGCTCGCAAAATCTTGTTAGTAGCTGATTTCTGTAAGCCGCGATCGCTTAAGCCCAATATCTCAGATTCAATATCTGCTAAAAAATCTCGAACTTCATCGAGAAATAGTAATCGAACTTCCCACTCGCGATCGCTTAAGGTATTAGTTAACATATCGACCTCTAAATAACTGTTGAATTGTGTTTTGAGTTTGTGCAAAGCACAAACTTAAAACACTAAGTAGCCTCAACCTTAAAGGTTTCGACAGAAGCCTGTAACTTACTAGCAACGTTAGCGGTTTCCTGTAGGGCGATCGAAACTTCCCGCGAAGTTTCAGAAGACTTTTGCGATTGCGTAGAAAGATTTTCCATAACCTGCTTCACTGATTGCGATGTTTGCACCTGCGAAATCGTCGCATTGGAAATACCTTGGAAGAGTTCATTTACCTTACGCGCTACTTCCACAATCTGACTTAAGCTCTTTCTCGCATCTTCAACCTTATTTGTACCTTCAACGACTTGTAAAGTACTAGCTTCCATCGATTCAACTACTTCACTGGTTTCCTGTTGAATACTTTCAACAATGCGTGCAATTTCTTTGGTTGCAGTTGCAGACTGAGCCGCCAATGCACCGACTTCTTCTGCAACTACCGCAAAGCCTCGACCTTCTTCACCTGCACGCGCCGCCTCAATACTAGCGTTAACTGCGAGCATGTTCGTTTTCAGTGCAATTTGGTCGATTAAAACGACTACTTTAGAAATCTGTTGCGATGCTTCACCGAGTCTCTTTACCTTTTTAGCAGTTTCCGCAACAGTTTGGCGTAGTTGCAAGATACTGACAGCGGATTGCTCGATCGCTTGACTACCACTTTCTGCTGTTGTCGCCGCGATGTTGGATGCATCAGCCGCTTGTCTCGCATTACTTGCCACCTGTTGAATTGAACTAGTCATTTGTTCTACAGATTGCAGCGCTGCATCGAGTTGTTCTGCTTGCAGGGTCGCATCTTCGGCTAGGGTGCGAATTGACTCATTGTTCGTATTTACCGATGTATTTACCTGTAAAGTTGCTTGTTTTACCTGTGTAACAACGTCCCGTAAGCTTTCTACAATCGCGTTAAAGAAGTCAGCAACGATCCCAATTTCACCAGCCGAGATTTGAGCACGAACAGTTAAGTCTCCACTTACCGCGCCTTCAACATCACTTAAGAGCGTGATTAACTCACGCTGAATTTCTTCACTTCGTTGACGTTCTTTCTCTGCTAGTTCTTCAGATTTCCGAGTTTGTTCTTCTTGCAGAGCGATGAAATCTTGCAACTGTCCTGCCATTAAGTTGATGTTACTACCCAACTGCGCCATTTCATCCTGACCTTGGACTGTGAGGCGAGTGTCGAGATTTCCTTTCCCTAGCTCAACCACGGCATCAGTTGCTTCGAGAATTGGGCGAGTAGCGCGACGAGATATTAATAGTGCTAATAGCGCTCCCAATATTGCGACAAATATAGTTGCTGTCGCCAAGATTACTAACAATTGCAATACAGGTTTGAGCGCGATATCACTGTCAATCGCAATTACCGCATCCCACTTGAGATCTGGTAGACCCTCTACCTTTGGTAAAGGTGCATATCCCACAAATTGTTCTTTATTAGAAATTAAGTCAATAGAAATTGCAGAACCAAATTCACGTTTACTAACGATCGGAGCCAGCGATGGGAAATCAGCTTTCAGTTCACGTCCAACTTGCTCTTTTTCGGCTGCCACGAAGAACTTACCATCGGATTCAGCTAAGTGATACTGTTCCCCCCCTTCGCCCAAGTCTTTGATCACCTCCTCCAGTGCTGATGCCTGCATTCTTGTCCGAATTACGGCAATAGTTTTTCCCGTGTTCGCATCTTTTACTGGTGCTGCAACAAAAATACTAACCTTCTTCGTGACAACGGAAGGTTCTGGCTGACTGATAAATGGTTTATCGGTTCTCAAAACTGTTTGAAAATATTCACGTTTGGAAATATTGGCTGGTGGTGGTTCAGGACTTGCATCAACCATCAAGCTACCATCTAGTCGATAGACTGCAATACTGTCATAAACGCCATATCCCCTGATATAGCTATCTAGAATAGCCTTCTGCTCAGTTATGGGAATAAGTTCTCGGACTTTAGAATTGGTTAAGAAAGATAGCTGAGCAAGGGCTTGAATGTCACCGTAGCGCTCTTTCATGAAATAGGCTACCCGATAGGCTAGTACGTTAGCATTTTCTGCTTCCTTCCGTTTCGTGGATTCGGTAATATTTTGTCCAACGTATAAGGCTGTAAAACCACTTAACGCGAGCAAAGGAACGGTAATCGCTGTAATTGCAACAAGTGTGGTTTTTGTCCTTAGACCTAGTGATTGCCACCATTTTTTGATAGGATTTTGCTTGATTGCAGGAGCTTTAGGTATCGAAACAGGTACATCACTGAGTAATGTCTCCAGATCTTCAGTTCCATTACTAGATGATTGGGTTACATGTTTAGCCTCAGGGCTATCAACACGAGAACGTGAATCAAGAACCATAGTTTAAAACTCCGTTTTTCAAGGAAAAATTTACAAGGAAAATGGGGACAGCTAGATGCTGAGCTTGTGACTAGCGATCGCTTGTGCATCTAATACATACAAATGCTTGTTACTGTCTTCGGGTTGCGACACCCAACCACGCAGAAATGGCACGGTTTCGATCGGTGTCTTTGTCTTCGGTAATTCCAGAGGTGAGACAATTTCTGTATCGTTAATACGGACTACACGCCCAATGCGATACACCCCTAATCCTAAAAATGCCCCACCAAATTGCAAGATCGCGATGTGAGTCTCGATCGCAGTGCCATCAAGGGGGGTAAAGCCTAGTAACTGAGGTAAGTCTAGTACCCAAAAAACGCTACTACGATGTTCTACCAAACCCATCAAACAAGGATGGACATTGGGCATCTGGGTAAATCGATCTGAGGCTAGCACTAAGGTTTCACGCACAGATTTTAATTGTACTGCCACTACAATCTCTGGACTCAACTGCAAACTGAGATAAGGCAATCCTGCGATCGCCTGCTCCTGTTGGTCATATAATTCGATGGTCAAGGTGTCCATCTCATCCTCCTACAGCCAGCGATCGCACTGCTTGGATAATATCCTCCTTGGTAAATGGTTTTGTAAGGTAGACATCCACACCTTGCTTCATTCCCCAAAGACGATCAAGTTCTTGATTTTTAGAAGTACAGGCAATTACAGGCACTTTTGTGGTAGCTAGCTTCTTGATCGCTCGACATAGCTCCAAACCACTCATGCCTGGCATCACTAAATCGGTAATTACCACATTCGGTTTAGTCTTCTCAAATTTCTCTAAACCTTCTGTCCCATTAGTAGCACTTACTACAGTATATCCCCCCTGTCGTAAGTACTCACAGATCAGCTCACGTTCAGATGTCGTATCTTCTACAACTAATACTGTAACCAAGATTTTTCTCCTTACTATGCTGATATATAAAGCTAATGGGATGAATTTTTGTCTCTAAAAATAATAGCTGTAATTTGCTATTACTACATTTGCTTAAGCCACAGAACGAATAGCTCGAAGAATATCCTCGCGAGAGAAAGGCTTAGTCAAATACACATCAATTCCTTGTTTCATTCCCCATAATTTATCAAGTTCTTGATTTTTAGAGGTGCAAGCAACAATTGGTACATCTTTAGTTTCGCTGTTTTTTTTCAAACTGCGGCATAGCTCTAAACCACTCATCCCTGGCATGACCAAATCTGTAATTACCACGTCAGGCTTTTTTCCCTCAATTTTTTTGAGAGCTTCTTGCCCATTATTAGCACTGATTACACTGTACCCACTTTCAATTAAATAGGTAACAATCAAGTCCTGCTCAGAAGCAGTATCTTCAACTACAAGAACCGTCGTCATAAAAGTCTCCAATTAGCTTTATTTTGGTTTTTATTTGGAATTTTGTTTGAGATTTTATTTTGGACATAAATAGAAATTTGTTAACCAGATTTCAATACAAGATAAAATCCTATTTTTGAATTCCACAATCCCTCCCAAAATACAAACATAGCATATAAGAGATAGGCAGGGCATGATGGAATAAGTTAACTCATGTAAAGATAGGTTTTAGGCTCACAAAAAATACTTGTATACTCACATATTTTTACATCAGATGTCGCATCATCATTTTTAGCAAATCAGCTTGAGCAAAGGGTTTAGTGAGATAGTCAGTAGCTCCTGCTATGCGTGCGCGTGCGCGATCAATTATCCCTTTATTGCCAGTCACCATCACAATTGGAATATCTTTTAAAATTGAAGATTTGCGAATTAAAGAACAAAGTTGATAGCCATCAACATTGGGCATCCCGATATCTAGCAAGATTAAATCAGGGCGAATCGAAGTGATTTTCATTAAGGCTTTCATAGAGTCTTGAATGAGTGTTACTTGAAAATCTTCACTTCCCAAGTAACTGCTAATAATACTCAGCATCGATTCACTATCATCTATACAGACAATTTTCCATGTTTTGACTGATTGACTGGCAAAAACCTGTGAAATACTAGAAATATCATCACTCGCGCCACCTTCGTCGGCAAATGTCTCTGAGAGTCTGTCAATGTTTTCGCGTTCCTCATCTGGAGCTAAATAGTAGGTGCGCGGCAACATATCAAACGGAGGTAATGGCTCTCTCAATAAAATTGAGCCATCGCCTATTAAGGGGCTGAGTTGTTTGGCGATCACCAAAGGATCTTTACCTAGTAATGATCCAAGCTGACAAAAGTTAAACCCACGAAGAATCCGCCCAAGTCTATGGACAGTTTCGGTGGACATTCGTTTTTTAGCCGATGTTTGGCTAACTAGGTATGGGCATTGATAGGGGGAACAAATTGTTGGTCCAAGGCTGTACCATGCTTGTAGTCTTTGCTCAACAACTCCTAAAATGCGATCGACAGCCAAACTGCAAAAGGTATCTTGTAATAGGTGTTCGTAATAGATCTTGTTAAACTGACCATCGGGCAAACAAAGAAAAGCTTCAATTACCTCTTGAATAACCCGAGCTACTAGCTTACTAGCCATAGAGCTAGGCAGATAGCGTTCACTAACCAACCAGAGAATGGCGTTATATTCAGTACAGAGAATTTCGCTAGTAACTTTGTACTTAGCATTGTCGGGGGTTGGATCATCAAACATCAGGCGCAGTTGCGATCGCAGTTTGTCATCTAATGCTGGTACTTCTCGGCTGAGGGCGCGTAAATGTCTTTCTAGCCTTTCAAAACTTTCTAGAGAATGAGAGGCATATACGAGTTTGCCGCCATTTATATAGAATGACCATCGGATGCGATCGCGCACAACATAGACGCATCCGTTCTTACTTAATTCCAGACTTTTTAAAAGTTCTTTAGCAGATTGTGTTTGATCTTTAGTCATATCAGTATCAGCACAAATCATGATTAGCTCCTATTACAAAACCCATCAATGCCATAATCTATCCTCCCCACATTTCGATAATATTCAATTTTGCAAACCACAGATTAGAGCAAATTTCTATAGTCTTTTTAGAATATATCGAATTTTAGTTTTATCTTTAGAATAAGTTACTGCTTTTACGAGATTTTATAAAATCTGGCGATTATCTAAAATTTAGAATTTAATTTCTAAAGTATATGTTCCCTATTAAAGCATTATTACCTTATTTATTAAGTATCCTACTAGATAATTTATCCTAAAAAATAGATATAATTTTCGCAATCAAATATTTTTTCTTAGATATAGTAAGCCTAAATAATTTGTGAAACTATATCCCTAAACCTCGAAATACTTTAGGTTTACTATGGAAAAACTATTTTCTTTCTTGAAAAATATAGATTTTTAAACTGTGTCGCTCTTTTTATCCAAGCTTTTACCCATTTTCTTTTATCCCCTTGGGCTATCTAGTCTCCTAATTGCGATCGCTTTAGTTAATTTGTTATGGAAATCTCGGCTATCCCGCAATGCTAGTCCTGCGAAAACATCATTCACACTCTTCAAAAAAAATCGAATTTCCTCAATTCTTTTAGCAATTGCGCTAATAGTTTTGTTGTTCAGTAGTAATGAGGTTTTTTCTAAGTTTCTAGTGCGATCGCTAGAATGGCGATATCTTCCCAATGGTGAATTGCCTCAAGCTGAGGCAATTGTGGTTTTAGGTGGTGGCACGCGCCCACGTATCTCACCGAGACCTTGGTATGAAGTCAATGAAGCTGGCGATCGCATTTTATATGGGTCATGGCTATATAAACAGGGCAAAGCACCTTTGTTGGTAGTGACGGGCGGTAGGGCTGAGTGGTATGGCGATGGGGGTAATCCTGAATCGGAAGATATGGCAGCGATCGCAGAGGTTATGGGTGTCCCCACTAGTGCAATTATCCAAGAATCGCAATCCTTTAATACCCGTGATAATGCGGTGAATACTAAGCACATCCTTGATCAACGAGACATTAATAAGGTCTTGCTCGTCACATCAGCTTTACATATGCCGCGATCGATGGAAATTTTTCGCAAGGTTGGCTTAGAGGTTATTCCTGCACCAACTGACTTTTTATCGGTAAATAATGAAAACAGTAAGGGTTTTGCAATAGTTTTAGATTTATTGCCTAGTGCTGAGGCTCTAAAAAATACAACTAATGCAATCAAAGAATATATTGGGCTATTTATTTATCAATTAGCAGGTTGGGCATAAAACCAAAAGTAGACGCGCTTTGCGCGGCTACTTTTGGTTTTATGCAAATTCGTGATCCCTAGGTACTTGTTTACATGATGGCTGTCTGATTAAATAAGCGCTAGTAATATTAAGAAATTTATAAATCTTTATGAGCAGGGGCAACGGAAAAAATAGCAGCAGCATGAACGTAATTTGGGTCGTGCTAGC from Pseudanabaena sp. Chao 1811 encodes the following:
- a CDS encoding methyl-accepting chemotaxis protein: MVLDSRSRVDSPEAKHVTQSSSNGTEDLETLLSDVPVSIPKAPAIKQNPIKKWWQSLGLRTKTTLVAITAITVPLLALSGFTALYVGQNITESTKRKEAENANVLAYRVAYFMKERYGDIQALAQLSFLTNSKVRELIPITEQKAILDSYIRGYGVYDSIAVYRLDGSLMVDASPEPPPANISKREYFQTVLRTDKPFISQPEPSVVTKKVSIFVAAPVKDANTGKTIAVIRTRMQASALEEVIKDLGEGGEQYHLAESDGKFFVAAEKEQVGRELKADFPSLAPIVSKREFGSAISIDLISNKEQFVGYAPLPKVEGLPDLKWDAVIAIDSDIALKPVLQLLVILATATIFVAILGALLALLISRRATRPILEATDAVVELGKGNLDTRLTVQGQDEMAQLGSNINLMAGQLQDFIALQEEQTRKSEELAEKERQRSEEIQRELITLLSDVEGAVSGDLTVRAQISAGEIGIVADFFNAIVESLRDVVTQVKQATLQVNTSVNTNNESIRTLAEDATLQAEQLDAALQSVEQMTSSIQQVASNARQAADASNIAATTAESGSQAIEQSAVSILQLRQTVAETAKKVKRLGEASQQISKVVVLIDQIALKTNMLAVNASIEAARAGEEGRGFAVVAEEVGALAAQSATATKEIARIVESIQQETSEVVESMEASTLQVVEGTNKVEDARKSLSQIVEVARKVNELFQGISNATISQVQTSQSVKQVMENLSTQSQKSSETSREVSIALQETANVASKLQASVETFKVEAT
- a CDS encoding chemotaxis protein CheW, which gives rise to MTIELYDQQEQAIAGLPYLSLQLSPEIVVAVQLKSVRETLVLASDRFTQMPNVHPCLMGLVEHRSSVFWVLDLPQLLGFTPLDGTAIETHIAILQFGGAFLGLGVYRIGRVVRINDTEIVSPLELPKTKTPIETVPFLRGWVSQPEDSNKHLYVLDAQAIASHKLSI
- a CDS encoding response regulator transcription factor, which gives rise to MVTVLVVEDTTSERELICEYLRQGGYTVVSATNGTEGLEKFEKTKPNVVITDLVMPGMSGLELCRAIKKLATTKVPVIACTSKNQELDRLWGMKQGVDVYLTKPFTKEDIIQAVRSLAVGG
- a CDS encoding response regulator transcription factor; this translates as MTTVLVVEDTASEQDLIVTYLIESGYSVISANNGQEALKKIEGKKPDVVITDLVMPGMSGLELCRSLKKNSETKDVPIVACTSKNQELDKLWGMKQGIDVYLTKPFSREDILRAIRSVA
- a CDS encoding response regulator → MTKDQTQSAKELLKSLELSKNGCVYVVRDRIRWSFYINGGKLVYASHSLESFERLERHLRALSREVPALDDKLRSQLRLMFDDPTPDNAKYKVTSEILCTEYNAILWLVSERYLPSSMASKLVARVIQEVIEAFLCLPDGQFNKIYYEHLLQDTFCSLAVDRILGVVEQRLQAWYSLGPTICSPYQCPYLVSQTSAKKRMSTETVHRLGRILRGFNFCQLGSLLGKDPLVIAKQLSPLIGDGSILLREPLPPFDMLPRTYYLAPDEERENIDRLSETFADEGGASDDISSISQVFASQSVKTWKIVCIDDSESMLSIISSYLGSEDFQVTLIQDSMKALMKITSIRPDLILLDIGMPNVDGYQLCSLIRKSSILKDIPIVMVTGNKGIIDRARARIAGATDYLTKPFAQADLLKMMMRHLM
- a CDS encoding YdcF family protein, yielding MSLFLSKLLPIFFYPLGLSSLLIAIALVNLLWKSRLSRNASPAKTSFTLFKKNRISSILLAIALIVLLFSSNEVFSKFLVRSLEWRYLPNGELPQAEAIVVLGGGTRPRISPRPWYEVNEAGDRILYGSWLYKQGKAPLLVVTGGRAEWYGDGGNPESEDMAAIAEVMGVPTSAIIQESQSFNTRDNAVNTKHILDQRDINKVLLVTSALHMPRSMEIFRKVGLEVIPAPTDFLSVNNENSKGFAIVLDLLPSAEALKNTTNAIKEYIGLFIYQLAGWA